A region of the Callithrix jacchus isolate 240 chromosome 10, calJac240_pri, whole genome shotgun sequence genome:
ccagcctggatgacagagtgagactctcaaaaaaaaaaaaaaaaaaaaaaaaaaaaaaggtttagatTCTTATGTACAGactatttagattatttagattattatGTAGAGACTACCAACATATAAAGAATTTTTAGTCTCTCAGTAGATTGGGTAAGATAGGGATTTGGAAGATTTTGGAACTGGGAAAAGAGAGATACAAACAAAAGATGATCTCAGTAGAGAAAGCAATGGAGTCAGATGATAGCAGACAAGCTCAAGGTCAGGAGCAGTGCCGCTCACTGTCCCTGGAGTAGCCCTTGGGCTCTCCTGCCCATACGCATTTGGCCGTGCTAACCCCCTTCCCCAGAGAGCTTTGCCCATCATTCTCCTACTCTCTCTTCTGTCCAAACTGTCAAAGTCCACCTCCTCTGGAAAGCCCTCCCCACTTTACCTTACCTGGAAGTAATCTTGGCCTCATATCTTACCTGCTCCTTGCTTGTTTACTACTATTCCCACAGTAGAGGGAATAGTATTCGCATAGTACTGTACTGACTCCTTGCTTAAGAGTTTAGTACTTGCTGCCTTATAGAATGGATACGAATTTCACCTATTAGGCTGCATATtcctcataggcaggtattgggctgtctttttgtttcatttcacatTTCTTGCTCTCATTTAGAACTCTTAGCACAGTGACGAGTCAATGAACCACATGGTTCCATTTTCTCTTGGTTATCGTGACTGTCAAAGAGGGCAATTACTCTGTTTTTCcttatcttcctttttatttctttttctgaatcgAGACTTGTTGAAATTCAATGACTTAACAAAATGCCTATGAATTTGGGGCTAAAACAATACTATTGTGTTAAAGATTCGGAATGCTGGCAAAGGCTACGCCAACAAGAAGGACTTGTCCATTTCTCTTCTGCACACACTATCCCAGGCTTttgttttccctatgttttcatttgcatttaaagaaaaagcagGGAGAGATTTTAATGAGGCACTTGACTCCCAGAGAGGGCAAACAGAAGACATGAGCGTCAGGCTGAGGTTACTGTGTAGCCTACCCAGTTGGCCCCCCGGATAATGTGGAGCAAAGTTCTGTGTTTCCAAAGCACTCTTCTTCCAAAATATGGCCACAGTGGTGAGGATGGCAATGGgtatattttctgacattgtTCTGATGGGAGAAATTAAAGTTAGATACATCTAACTCCTCAAGGGACCATGCAGAACTAGGATTCAGGCCTTCTAAACCCCACTCAATGGGTGTATGACAGGGCTTTGGAAACTCTAACTGGGAAGAAAGTCTTTTCTCCTCCCATGAGAGGGACTAGGTCCGTAGTGAGAAACCCACATGTGCAATAATTGCCTTTCCTTAGAGACCACTTTAGCCATTGATTAGTGTCTTCTCCAAAGAGATTTGTGTTGGAGCCCACAAGAAGAGGCTGTCCCTGCCTGGAATTGAACAAAAACCAGAGTGAAGAATGCATCCTAGTCAGATTTTGCAGATCTGgaaaccaaaagaataaaatggcatCTTTGGCAGAAAATAACTGGCTAGAAGGATCTTGAGGATGGTAGGGTTCAGGGATTGACTTTCACTCCACAAGGCTATTATTGTCCCCATATTGATTCACACATTGTTTGTGCAAGTGTGTGAGGAATGCAGGGCAGAGGACACCGTGGCTCCGAGATTTGCTTAGCATTATAACTGAGCAGGTCTGCAAAGGCAACAAGAACCACCCACCTCCTGATGCTCAGCACGATACTTTTGCCCTTACACCCTTAGGACTTCTCCAGGCAATGGGCAAGAAATGACCTTTTAGATATTAAGGAAAAATAGTAGACAAAGAGAGAAGAGGACCTGCCAGCTAAAGATGTGGAattcaggtgaagaaactgagctgGTTTTCTTGGTTCTTGCCCCATTCACATCTCCAGATCCAATTTCCTTTAATTATCATTTTTTCCAGTCGGTCAGTCTGACACGAGCATAGCTGCCAAAGTCTTATGCTTTAAAGATGATGATCCGGTGTCCTTTCTATCCTGCTGCACTACAACTCTGCCAAAGAACTTACCGTTAGCTCAAAAGCCTCTATCAGCCTTCAGGTATTAATAGACTGCAGAGCTGGTATTTAAGTTTGTTTAATTAATGGTGGACCCCTTCTGAGTAGGGGCTGTTGGAATAGCCAGGTGGTGCAGCGAAATCTTGTTATAAGCTATATAGAGCGTCTGTGTGCAGTTTTGTTCCTAATGGCAGTTCCACTACTTATGAGCTCTGCAACCTTGGGAATGATACTTAAACCCTTTCTTTCTCAGttctatctataaaatgagtataAGAAAAGTCCCTGCCGCATGtagtggttgtgaggattaaatgagttaatatataaatcatttaGAAGAGTGTTTATTGGTTTTATGTTATTAAGGGCAATATTAGTTTTTATAAAACTGTATTTGGTAAATGAAGAGGCTCTAATTAAGACAACAGCCATCTGTTAAGTAAGTACATTGTTAGGCTGAGAATAGAAGTGTAAACCCAAGAAAGGCTTATGACCTTTGTGACTGTCAATTTTAGTGAGTTCTTAGACTTCaggcattttctgtttttaaacactTTCACAAATATAAAAGTAATCCGTTGAACATGTGTATAGCACACTTCCCTTTGCAAGATGCTTTATATATCATTTGGTAACTTTATTCCATGAGAAAATATTAAGCCCTTACTATATGCTGAGCTTCAGGAGCACATGCTCTGACCAAGGAAGGCAGACAGGAAAGAGTTTTCCTGTACAAAGTGCAATCTGGGCTGAGATCTGAAGGTAGGGTAGGTAGCAGCTGACAAGGACTTGGAGGATgcaaaagagaaggcatttcaagCAGAAAGGGTTTGTCCTGCTGAAAGTCAGAGATGTAGGAGAACCTGGGGGAGATTAGAGAAGGTGCCAATAATCCAGTACATTTGGAGAAAAGTGTGAGAGGGTGAGTTGTGGCTGTGGGTATGAGGATTTAGAAGCAAAAAAGGAGCATGAAGAAATAAGCAGAGGAGATCTCATGGAGGGCATGTCCAACATGTGGAGGAGTCTAACTAACATCCCATCCTAGATTACAGTTATCCTTTGCATATTTTGATATAGCTAGAGGCAAATAATGTGAATATTTAgagcattaaaaatataaatatttaaggtgatggacatctaattactctgatttgatctttacaaattatatggaTGCATTAAATTATCATAAGTACCTTCCAAAAATATCCTCTCTATGATGGGCACCATGGCAGCGTTTCTAACAGGGGAATCAGAGGTGATCAAATTAAAGTCTTAGAATTATCACTCTGATCATAGTGAGGAGAAAGAATTTGCAAGGAGCAAATATACAGACAAGGAGAATAGTTAGTTCCATGGCTGTTGTTCTAATCCAGATGAGAGCTGAAGAGGATTTGATATCAGGGAGGAGCTGAGGTCATGGGGAAAAAGGGACAGAATCCTGACACGGATATTCCCATGGTAGACAAGGGTCCATGTGTCAGCACTTAGTGGAGCAGTAAGGAAGTTTTGGCTCTGAATGGCTCTGGCTTGCAGGGCTCACACAGCTACTTAGCAATAGAGGGAGAGTGTGCACCCCTGTTCTGATAATGTTGAACTGTACCTGTTTTCTTGACATGCTAAGATGACTCTATGCCACAGGACTCCCTTGATGGCAGGAGCTAAGATCAGTCATCTCTGAAGCCCCACATAGCatctggaaaatatatatatggaggtagggggtggggagagagagagggagagggagagagagggagagagagagacaggttcttgctctgtcacccaggctggagtacagtgatgctatcttggctcacttcagccttgacctcctaggaccaaataattcttgtgcctccatctcctgagtagctgggattataggtgcatacaaccacacatggctaatcttttttttgtatttttagtagagacacagttttgccatgttggcaaggctggtctcgaactcctgggctcaagtgatccatccaccttgcctcccaaagtgctgacattacagatgtgagccactgtgcctggtgtacCTGGCATATTTTGTCCACAgtatatgtttaataaatgtaaacTAGAAATACAGGCAAATCCTATTTGCAACTTCCTAACTTGCTTTCCATTCTACATGTCTCAGGGATCACTGGCATCACAGCAGAGATGAACCTCACCTTGGTGACTGAGTTCTTCCTCATTGCATTCACTGAATATCCTGAATGGgcactccctctcttcctcttgtttttatttatgtatctcaTCACCTTATTGGGGAACTTACGGATGATTATTCTGATCTGCATGGATCACCGGCTCCACACCCCAATGTACTTCCTTCTGAGTCACCTCTCTTTCATGGATATCTGCTACTCATCTGTCACTGTCCCCCAGATGCTGGCCATGCTGCTGGAGCACGGGGCAGCTTTATCCTACACATGCTGTGCTGCTCAGTTCTTCCTGTTCACCTTCTTTGGTTCCATTGACTGCTACCTCTTGGCCCTCATGGCCTATGACCGCTACTTGGCTGTGTGCCAGCCCCTGCTTTATGTCACCATCATGACACAGCGAGCCCGCTTGAGTCTTGTGGCTGGGGCTTACATTGCTGGTCTCTTCAGTGCCTTGGTGCGGACAGTCTCGGCCTTCACTCTCTCCTTCTGTGGAGCCAATGAGATTGACTTTATTTTCTGCGACCTCCCTCCTCTGTTAAAGCTGGCCTGTGGGGAGAGCTACACTCAGGAAGTGGTGATTGTTGTGTTCGCCATTTTTGTCATCCCTGCCTCCATGGTGGTGATCTTGGTGTCCTACCTGTTTATCATTGTGGCCATCATGAGGATGCCCTCTGCCGGAAGCCGGGCCAAGACCTTCTCCACCTGCACCTCCCACCTCACTGCTGTGTCACTCTTCTTTGGTACTCTCATCTTCATGTACCTCAGAGGTAACTCGGGCCAGTCTTCGGAGAAGAATCAGGTAGTGTCTGTGCTTTACACAGGGGTCATCCCCATGTTAAATCCCCTCATCTACAGCCTGAGGAACAAGGAAGTGAAGGAGGCCCTGAGAAAATTTCTCAATAGAGTCAAGTTGTCCTAACCATCTCCAAACTTGGAAAATCCCGAGAACCACCTACTCTGTAGTGTCAGCGTTCTGGATGCTCATTATTTATAGCATGCTCCAtgtttaaatgaatatattatggTACAAGGTGTAAAAAAGAACCAGAACTTttgcagggagaggaagaaagacaaggaaaagtCAGTCTGAAAAGAGATTGGAGTGGGAGTCTTGACTCCCAGGACAAGTGACAAAAGGATTTGAAATTAAATCCTGTGAAATTAAATCCAAATGTGGCACACCTCACCTGTCTGTGATTATAACAGtaggtttttttaaagaaaaattttaatgaaagattttcattatataaaaatgttaaaaataatgtataataaatttCCTATACTCACTACTAAGATTGTGTAATTGCTAATATTTGCTATCTCTACTTGGTTACATAGATGTAGTCTATCCATGAGTTTATTCATCATCAAACCACCTTTTTTCCACCTTTCAAGGTGAGTTACAGACATCAGCATTAGTACCCTTTGCTTCTATGCACTTTGGAATTATAGCATCAATTAGGATTCAATATTTAGattacacttatttatttattatttatttattttattattttattttaagactagtcaagtgcagtagtgagaagggggaaagagtagaacaaggagtttgatctgtgaacaatcaattgagGCAACATACTACCTTCAGACCAGCCTAGATTACgtttatttttaatgatcaaACTATGGTTGTTTGGTGATCCTATTAGTAAAGCTGACCCTGCTCAAGGTATTCTTTCATATACTGGTAGTAGTTCTCaagaagccttcatacaaagttCTAAACAATGCCTACAATGCCTATAAAAACATGTCTGTCAATTGCTATCACCTCTGGATAtatgctatgttttttttttgttgttgttgttctctacCTATTCCAGCTCTCTCTTGTCCTATGGCATAACTAAAAATCCACTTGGCAAAGTTATACCATTCCCACTGCCCATAATGGTGTGTTCAGTGTCTGTATCATAGGTATTGACTCTGTGTTCTCAAAGCTCGCCCTCAGGGAGGCAGAACATTGCTGAATTCCACATGGGGATAGACAGGAGGGTGATCCTTGCCTATCCTGGGTCCCTGAGCTCTGCAACAGCTCAGCCTGCATCCAAAGCCTCACAAAATCTGTCTGTTCTTAATTTTTACTTCTCTAATTACAGAGGACTTGTCTCAATCAAAGGCACTGGAAGGCAATAGGCTCCATCAATTCATCTTTTCTTCATTGAAGCAAATTTTTATCCTGGAACTCACACTTCTTTTCCTGgattaccaaaaacaaaacaaacaaaaacaaaagccaacaacaaaaaaaccaaaaactctgTATGTGAATGATGTAAACAATTGCGGAAGGGGAAATGTGGAGAGAGGGGTGACAGTATCTTCAAAACCTAGGCTGATTTAAACTCAGCCAGGCAAAAATGCTGTGGCAAACATGGAATTTCAGTCACAGGACCTTAAATGGGAAGAAGCAGATATGTGAAAGGTAGGAGATTCAGCACGCAAGTGGCCAAAGGATATTCAATAGAAGGTGATTTATAACAAACTAAAACATGCCCGAAGCTTTAAAGACATTAAGTTTATTCTAGAAGAcaggatattaaaaatatatatattgaaattttCACAAGAAATATTTTATCCCTTTAATAGTATTTTGTCTGGTTGTTAAAACCCAGGCTTAAAATGTATAGCTTCACTAAGGGGGATATTAATAAATAGTATATGTGTCGATTGTTACAGATGGTgtaaaaaatgttaaggaaatgTAAGAAAGCGTGAATCAGTTATATGAAATTCCATCCTGGTTGGAAAAGACAACGTTGTGTCTGTGTGAATAAGAACAGTATTCTAAGGGGTTATTTGCTCTCTTAAATCTACCAGAAGTTGGGAAGTACACAATGAATGGGAAGGGGGTACTAAGAATAAGTTGCCAggtctaagaaaaaaatataatgcttCCTTCTGATTAAATGAAAAGGCTGTAGGAACTAGTGGTTGTGTAACCCCACATTGTATATGGAACATCATCTACCTTTTAGTCTATAAGTAGAGCTcaggaaaagtttaaaaaatgctttcGGTTTATATATGGAAGGTGAGTAAGGGTTCAATTaggaaatttttaagaaaagttgACAATAGGGAAGTTACCTGATTGTAAATGGGTGTTAGTATTTCCTTACATTTTGCTACACCTTGTGTTGAATTCATTCAAACAAAAACCCTCTGATTCTTTTTGTTCAGTTATTGTAATTCTGGAATGGAAATCCTAACATTTCTGACAACATGGATTAACCTAGAGGATTttatgctaagttaaataagcaagtcacagaaagacaaatatggcatgatttatatgaagtatctaaaaatactaggttggtgcaaaaggaaTTGCAGTTTTGCCAATGAAAGAAGAGGAATTGCAGTTTTTACCATTTCTTTCATTGGCAAAACTGCAATtccttttgcaccagcctaagtCAAGCTTATAGAAGCAGAGAGTTGTATGGTGATTGCCTTGGCTagggagaggaagaaacagggaGATTGTCCAGTCagcataaagtttcagttatgcaagatgaataagttctggagatctgtcGTACAACGTAATATCCATAGTTAACAATATGttgaatactttaaaatatgttaaaagaataaatcttATGCTAAGTAGTTTTACCACCAAAAGACCAATCAGGCAACCAAACCAAAACCCACAAacccagaaaacaacaaaaaagaaaacccaaagaaGAACATTAGAAATTTTTTGGAGATGACAGATATATGATATGCatatgtccaaactcatcaaaacatatatattaaataactgtaatttttttatagcaattatatctcaatgaaactttaa
Encoded here:
- the OR9Q1 gene encoding olfactory receptor 9Q1, encoding MNLTLVTEFFLIAFTEYPEWALPLFLLFLFMYLITLLGNLRMIILICMDHRLHTPMYFLLSHLSFMDICYSSVTVPQMLAMLLEHGAALSYTCCAAQFFLFTFFGSIDCYLLALMAYDRYLAVCQPLLYVTIMTQRARLSLVAGAYIAGLFSALVRTVSAFTLSFCGANEIDFIFCDLPPLLKLACGESYTQEVVIVVFAIFVIPASMVVILVSYLFIIVAIMRMPSAGSRAKTFSTCTSHLTAVSLFFGTLIFMYLRGNSGQSSEKNQVVSVLYTGVIPMLNPLIYSLRNKEVKEALRKFLNRVKLS